A genome region from Platichthys flesus chromosome 12, fPlaFle2.1, whole genome shotgun sequence includes the following:
- the rgra gene encoding retinal G protein coupled receptor a isoform X1 translates to MVSSYPLPDGFTDFDVFSLGSCLLVEGLLGFFLNAVTIVAFLKVRELRTPSNFLVFSLAMADMGICMNATVAAFSSFLRYWPYGSDGCQTHGFQGFVTALASIHFIAAIAWDRYHQYCTRTKLQWSSAITLVVFIWLFTAFWSAMPLIGWGEYDYEPLRTCCTLDYTKGDRNYASYLIPMSIFNMGIQVFVVMSSYQAIAQKFKKTGNPRFNPNTPLKTMLLCWGPYGLLCFYAILENATLVSPKLRMMAPILAKTSPTFNVFLYALGNENYRGGIWQLLTGEKIEVPQIENKSK, encoded by the exons ATGGTGTCGTCGTACCCGCTGCCAGATGGCTTTACCGACTTTGATGTGTTCTCCCTGGGCTCCTGCCTGCTGGTGGAGg GTCTGCTGGGCTTCTTCCTGAACGCGGTGACCATCGTTGCTTTCCTCAAAGTCAGGGAGCTGAGGACCCCCAGCAATTTCCTCGTGTTCAGCTTGGCCATGGCTGACATGGGCATCTGCATGAACGCCACCGTCGCCgctttctccagcttcctgag GTATTGGCCATACGGCTCTGACGGTTGCCAGACTCACGGTTTCCAGGGTTTCGTGACAGCTCTCGCCAGTATCCACTTCATCGCCGCCATCGCCTGGGACAGATACCACCAGTACTGCACCA GGACCAAGCTGCAGTGGAGCAGCGCCATCACTCTGGTTGTGTTCATCTGGCTCTTCACTGCCTTCTGGTCCGCCATGCCCCTCATTGGCTGGGGAGAGTATGACTACGAGCCCCTCAGGACCTGCTGCACCCTGGACTACACCAAAGGAGACAG AAACTACGCGTCCTACTTGATCCCCATGAGCATCTTCAACATGGGCATCCAGGTGTTTGTTGTCATGTCCTCTTACCAAGCCATTGCACAGAAATTCAAGAAGACTGGAAACCCCAGG TTCAACCCCAACACTCCTCTTAAGACCATGCTGTTGTGCTGGGGCCCCTATGGCCTCCTGTGTTTCTACGCCATTTTGGAGAACGCCACCCTGGTCTCCCCTAAGCTCAGGATG ATGGCACCTATCCTCGCCAAGACGTCCCCGACCTTCAATGTCTTCCTGTACGCTTTGGGAAATGAGAACTACAGAGGAGGCATCTGGCAGCTCCTCACCGGGGAAAAGATTGAAGTGCCTCAAATTGAGAACAAGTCCAAATAA
- the rgra gene encoding retinal G protein coupled receptor a isoform X2, whose protein sequence is MADMGICMNATVAAFSSFLRYWPYGSDGCQTHGFQGFVTALASIHFIAAIAWDRYHQYCTRTKLQWSSAITLVVFIWLFTAFWSAMPLIGWGEYDYEPLRTCCTLDYTKGDRNYASYLIPMSIFNMGIQVFVVMSSYQAIAQKFKKTGNPRFNPNTPLKTMLLCWGPYGLLCFYAILENATLVSPKLRMMAPILAKTSPTFNVFLYALGNENYRGGIWQLLTGEKIEVPQIENKSK, encoded by the exons ATGGCTGACATGGGCATCTGCATGAACGCCACCGTCGCCgctttctccagcttcctgag GTATTGGCCATACGGCTCTGACGGTTGCCAGACTCACGGTTTCCAGGGTTTCGTGACAGCTCTCGCCAGTATCCACTTCATCGCCGCCATCGCCTGGGACAGATACCACCAGTACTGCACCA GGACCAAGCTGCAGTGGAGCAGCGCCATCACTCTGGTTGTGTTCATCTGGCTCTTCACTGCCTTCTGGTCCGCCATGCCCCTCATTGGCTGGGGAGAGTATGACTACGAGCCCCTCAGGACCTGCTGCACCCTGGACTACACCAAAGGAGACAG AAACTACGCGTCCTACTTGATCCCCATGAGCATCTTCAACATGGGCATCCAGGTGTTTGTTGTCATGTCCTCTTACCAAGCCATTGCACAGAAATTCAAGAAGACTGGAAACCCCAGG TTCAACCCCAACACTCCTCTTAAGACCATGCTGTTGTGCTGGGGCCCCTATGGCCTCCTGTGTTTCTACGCCATTTTGGAGAACGCCACCCTGGTCTCCCCTAAGCTCAGGATG ATGGCACCTATCCTCGCCAAGACGTCCCCGACCTTCAATGTCTTCCTGTACGCTTTGGGAAATGAGAACTACAGAGGAGGCATCTGGCAGCTCCTCACCGGGGAAAAGATTGAAGTGCCTCAAATTGAGAACAAGTCCAAATAA
- the slc18a3a gene encoding probable vesicular acetylcholine transporter-A produces MEPEETTPGQGANLAQTAASKLAQMGERTKQIGNNVIQDPERQKRIILVIVCTALLLDNMLYMVIVPIIPDYLEGLQKAADRAQDAVVYINSTNSTIHRAPKGNFDLQIGVLFASKAILQLLVNPLSGTFIDRVGYDIPLFIGLTVMFLSTVTFAFADNYATLFLARSMQGLGSAFADTAGIALIADRYTEEKARSKALGIALAFISFGSLVAPPFGGVLYQFAGRRVPFMILACICLIDGLLVLIVLKPFSNRERQNMPVGTPIYKLMIDPYIAVVAGALTICNIPLAFLEPTIANWMEENMHSSQWEIGMTWFPAFFPHVLGVFLTVKLAAKYPHLQWFYGAIGMVFIGASSCTVPACKNFGQLMIPLCGICFGIAFVDTALLPTLGFLVDVRHVSVYGSVYAIADISYCVAYALGPVVAGQIVHDLGFVQLNLGMGLANMLYAPALLLLKNVMQMKTSHSERNMLLEDGPTGLYDTIKMEQREKKRKGLCTTLDENGVETFAQRSYSEEESSGGEYA; encoded by the coding sequence atGGAGCCGGAAGAGACCACACCGGGACAAGGCGCCAATTTGGCACAAACTGCCGCCTCCAAACTCGCCCAGATGGGTGAAAGAACTAAACAAATAGGCAACAATGTAATCCAAGATCCAGAGCGGCAGAAGCGGATTATTCTCGTAATAGTCTGTACAGCACTTTTGTTAGACAACATGCTTTACATGGTGATTGTGCCAATTATACCCGATTACCTTGAAGGGCTACAGAAGGCAGCGGATCGAGCCCAAGACGCAGTGGTGTACATCAACTCCACCAACAGCACCATCCATAGAGCCCCTAAAGGGAACTTCGACCTCCAGATAGGGGTTCTGTTCGCCTCCAAGGCCATCTTGCAGCTCCTGGTGAACCCGCTTAGTGGCACCTTCATTGACAGGGTCGGGTATGATATCCCGCTCTTCATCGGACTAACTGTCATGTTCCTCTCCACTGTCACATTTGCCTTCGCCGACAATTACGCGACTCTGTTCCTGGCGCGCAGCATGCAGGGCCTCGGCTCGGCTTTCGCGGACACTGCAGGGATCGCCCTGATCGCAGACAGGTACACGGAGGAGAAGGCGAGGAGCAAAGCGCTGGGTATCGCCTTGGCCTTCATCTCTTTTGGCAGTCTTGTGGCGCCCCCCTTTGGGGGGGTGCTCTATCAGTTTGCCGGGAGGCGGGTGCCCTTCATGATCCTAGCCTGCATTTGCCTCATAGATGGCCTGTTGGTTCTGATTGTGCTGAAACCCTTTTCAAACCGAGAGAGACAAAACATGCCAGTGGGAACTCCCATTTATAAACTGATGATTGATCCATATATAGCTGTAGTGGCTGGTGCTCTGACTATTTGTAACATCCCTCTCGCCTTCCTTGAGCCCACCATCGCCAACTGGATGGAGGAAAACATGCATTCCAGCCAGTGGGAGATCGGCATGACATGGTTCCCTGCATTCTTCCCTCATGTCTTAGGTGTATTTCTTACTGTCAAACTAGCAGCCAAGTACCCTCATCTCCAGTGGTTTTATGGGGCTATAGGTATGGTGTTCATAGGCGCCAGCTCCTGCACGGTGCCGGCCTGTAAAAACTTTGGACAGCTCATGATCCCGCTGTGCGGTATCTGCTTCGGCATCGCCTTCGTGGACACGGCGCTCCTGCCCACACTGGGTTTCCTAGTGGATGTGCGACACGTGTCGGTGTATGGAAGCGTGTACGCCATCGCAGACATCTCCTACTGTGTGGCCTACGCACTGGGGCCCGTGGTGGCCGGACAGATAGTGCACGACCTGGGCTTCGTTCAGCTCAACTTGGGCATGGGCCTCGCCAATATGCTTTACGCACCGGCGCTCCTCCTGTTGAAGAACGTGATGCAGATGAAGACTTCGCACTCCGAGAGAAACATGCTCCTAGAGGACGGCCCGACCGGACTGTACGACACAATTAAGATGGAGCAgcgggagaagaagaggaagggttTGTGTACAACCCTCGACGAGAATGGTGTTGAAACCTTTGCGCAACGGTCGTATTCAGAGGAGGAATCCTCGGGAGGAGAGTATGCGTAA